The following coding sequences are from one Apodemus sylvaticus chromosome X, mApoSyl1.1, whole genome shotgun sequence window:
- the LOC127674846 gene encoding claudin-34-like: protein MLLLSKSANCQVGGFALASIAWVLCSISTGLPQWRVWYLNETVYTERTTAFVGMWRVCIYHQNSKTGSARVCHEYTYHDSFIPLDVRIVQHLLLISNMLGLIATVATIFALRNVYAGNAQKTDTYNPFVISAILNIVASIFVLLAVLFNYFSVIHKAGIAFPPSFHMPLYPPNQRIGIANVVASLCALMFLGSGIIFISYTSPMEKQVFPEI from the coding sequence ATGTTGTTGCTCAGCAAAAGTGCCAACTGCCAAGTCGGAGGTTTTGCTTTGGCATCCATAGCATGGGTCCTGTGCAGCATTTCCACAGGCCTCCCACAGTGGCGAGTCTGGTACTTAAATGAAACAGTGTACACCGAGCGTACCACAGCCTTTGTAGGAATGTGGAGAGTCTGCATTTATCACCAAAACAGCAAAACTGGCAGTGCCAGAGTGTGCCATGAATACACCTACCATGACAGTTTTATCCCTTTGGATGTGCGTATCGTTCAACACTTGTTACTGATCTCCAACATGCTCGGATTGATTGCAACAGTTGCCACCATTTTTGCTCTTCGAAATGTGTATGCAGGGAATGCACAGAAGACTGACACCTACAACCCGTTTGTCATTTCAGCCATTCTCAACATCGTTGCCAGTATCTTTGTCCTCCTTGCTGTCTTATTCAATTACTTCTCTGTCATTCACAAAGCAGGAATTGCCTTCCCACCATCTTTCCATATGCCGTTATACCCGCCTAACCAGAGAATTGGAATTGCTAATGTAGTGGCAAGCCTATGTGCTCTCATGTTTTTAGGAAGTGGCatcattttcatttcttacacTTCTCCCATGGAAAAGCAAGTGTTTCCTGAGATTTGA